The following are encoded together in the Pleurocapsa sp. FMAR1 genome:
- a CDS encoding PstS family phosphate ABC transporter substrate-binding protein has protein sequence MGAPHEKSYEKLTLVAVGIAAFVSLAWSVGLVGKGIWQLSQSRIEAGSNSKNIPDFSRVPNVTTGVFNYGGSTAWASLRLAVDSVIQSERPEIQFRYVQPQNEPPGSSPGIRMLLKGQVDFVQSSRSLRPEEYQLAKQKGIKLKQVPVAVDSIAVAVNPKLDIRGLTLSQLQAIYTGKIISNWQEIGGPDLPITVYSRPASAGERVDFINSKIFQNREMGSNVKFMPTATQALRQLANNPGGIYYDSTATIVPQCTVKPLPLGKQMNDLVAPYQQPLVPASECPQRRNRLNVKALRTAKYPLTHYLYVVFRQSENGKSQIGQAYANFLLTPQGQKLITKAGFVPLD, from the coding sequence ATGGGCGCTCCGCATGAGAAAAGTTATGAGAAGTTAACTTTAGTTGCTGTAGGTATAGCAGCCTTTGTTTCTCTAGCATGGTCAGTAGGATTAGTCGGCAAAGGAATTTGGCAATTGTCCCAATCCAGAATTGAAGCTGGGTCAAACAGCAAAAATATTCCTGATTTTTCTCGTGTGCCAAACGTAACTACTGGAGTCTTCAATTATGGCGGTAGCACTGCTTGGGCTTCTCTTCGTTTAGCCGTAGACTCAGTTATTCAGTCAGAACGACCTGAAATACAATTTCGCTATGTTCAACCCCAAAATGAGCCACCAGGTTCTAGCCCAGGAATTAGAATGCTGCTCAAAGGTCAAGTAGATTTTGTCCAATCTTCTCGTTCTCTACGTCCAGAAGAATATCAGCTAGCTAAACAAAAAGGCATAAAGCTCAAACAAGTGCCAGTGGCTGTCGATAGTATCGCTGTGGCAGTAAACCCCAAGCTTGACATTCGGGGTTTAACTCTTAGCCAACTCCAAGCAATCTACACAGGAAAAATAATCTCAAATTGGCAAGAAATAGGTGGACCAGATCTACCAATTACCGTCTATTCTCGTCCTGCCAGTGCGGGAGAAAGAGTCGATTTTATTAATTCTAAAATCTTTCAAAATAGGGAAATGGGTTCAAACGTTAAATTTATGCCGACGGCTACTCAAGCTCTTCGCCAATTAGCTAATAATCCAGGAGGCATTTACTATGATTCTACGGCAACAATTGTGCCTCAATGTACTGTCAAACCGTTGCCTCTAGGGAAGCAAATGAATGACTTGGTTGCTCCTTATCAACAGCCTTTAGTACCTGCTTCTGAATGCCCACAAAGGCGCAACAGACTAAATGTTAAAGCTCTACGTACTGCGAAATATCCATTGACTCATTATTTATATGTGGTATTTCGACAAAGTGAAAACGGTAAGTCACAAATTGGTCAGGCGTATGCTAATTTCCTGCTTACTCCTCAAGGTCAAAAGCTGATAACCAAGGCTGGCTTTGTTCCTCTTGACTAG
- a CDS encoding GAF domain-containing protein translates to MTKTPSSKTNNGKDKISSQVLKTDINRQANLTDISQSSVLSNNAEGKLTSVKASKSLVFKPAKEQANSHTQNVDKRGELIRVETKSPSKNLSKSIFQRLKAKTAAALVGSAIMLPILAIGTATYYFGSQAVNKQAILAKRSDNIDLAETELARQQELLAALLIGSGITALLAGAIAALGTKRLLDSMSQTSSSGIAEEANTQVYREFIDNLSQSVSQKDTLKAIVEEARNYLNCARTVVYSLDQDRYGEIIAESVALGYTQWLGIAIEDPCFEARYLDKYRDGKVRAIDNIYKTKMTPSHREQLEKLEVKANLVTPIIIEGKLFGLLVAHQCDKPRHWQQGDIEFLHQLAKKTGLALENAKLLDDMVNLQTQAERERKWTNYFTDATKYIRSSIKQEDVLDISVEEVRRVLECDRVVVYSLNQDKYGVVIAESVSAGYPRALNKTIEEPYFEARYLDKYRDGEIRAINDIYEAGMTKCYIEHLENLEVKANLVTPILNEGKLFGLLVAHQCREPRNWQDYEIRWVTQIATQVGFALDNAKVLAASAIAQIQVEKERKWTNYFTDATKYIRASIKQEDVLDTSVEEVRRVLECDRVVVYSLNQDKYGVVIAESVSAGYPRALNKTIKDPCFEAKYLDKYRDGRVRAINNIYEAGMSKCYIEQLENLEVKANLVTPILNEGKLFGLLVAHQCSEPRNWQDYEIRWMTQIATQVGFALDNATLLKKLKNDGLPMQLLNNFSFGISEKVNRSQLLKIAVEQARKVIKLDRVILYQFDDNLNGNIVAESVVPGYPKALNSQSQDPCFAKEYGEKYRQGRTEAIANIHQANLTAYHLEQLESLSVKASVIVPIVQDEQLFGLLIGHQCQQPRLWSQSEIDLFAQLALQLGLALDRVGLREALNAAKNVQRNETDKQHLEQQSLNQKISKLLTKNQAALQDLGAKISHHSATQGKVSKSKNTQIENDVNAAKKVEILNQSHQYFYQMVNPINDMKEKSDLLSASNQPALPMGEITIEAREVTLETMDSYDYDLDVITGQLTKDSESAPSLLLTNQFIGDITDLSDKISQQSLIVTDSFRKLAEFAQQLSEPKEL, encoded by the coding sequence ATGACTAAAACGCCTAGCAGTAAAACCAATAACGGCAAAGATAAAATTAGTTCTCAGGTACTTAAAACTGATATTAATCGCCAAGCTAATTTAACTGATATTTCTCAGAGTTCCGTCTTATCGAATAACGCAGAAGGCAAACTTACATCAGTTAAAGCCTCTAAATCACTTGTCTTTAAACCAGCAAAAGAGCAAGCTAATTCCCATACACAGAATGTTGACAAGAGAGGTGAACTAATCAGGGTAGAGACAAAATCACCGAGCAAAAACCTAAGCAAATCAATTTTTCAAAGGCTGAAAGCCAAAACAGCAGCAGCATTGGTAGGTAGTGCGATAATGTTACCTATACTCGCAATAGGAACTGCAACCTACTATTTTGGTAGCCAAGCTGTTAATAAACAGGCAATCTTAGCAAAACGATCTGATAATATAGATCTGGCTGAAACAGAGTTAGCACGACAACAAGAACTACTGGCTGCTCTATTAATTGGTAGTGGAATAACAGCTTTACTGGCTGGTGCGATCGCGGCCTTGGGGACAAAACGGCTTTTGGATTCGATGTCTCAAACGTCAAGCTCAGGAATCGCTGAAGAAGCGAACACTCAAGTATATAGAGAGTTTATTGATAATTTAAGCCAGTCTGTTTCACAAAAAGATACTCTTAAAGCCATTGTCGAAGAGGCACGCAACTATTTGAATTGCGCTCGCACTGTAGTCTACAGCCTTGACCAAGATAGATACGGCGAAATCATAGCAGAATCAGTTGCTCTTGGCTATACTCAATGGTTGGGTATAGCAATCGAAGATCCCTGTTTTGAAGCTCGATATCTGGATAAATACCGTGATGGCAAAGTCAGAGCCATAGACAATATCTATAAGACAAAAATGACCCCTTCCCATAGAGAACAGTTAGAAAAGCTAGAGGTAAAAGCCAATTTAGTTACGCCTATTATTATTGAAGGAAAGTTATTTGGTCTACTAGTAGCTCATCAGTGTGATAAACCGAGACATTGGCAGCAGGGGGACATTGAGTTTTTACACCAGCTAGCTAAAAAAACTGGTTTGGCTTTGGAAAACGCTAAGTTATTAGATGATATGGTTAATCTCCAAACTCAAGCAGAAAGAGAACGCAAATGGACTAACTACTTTACCGATGCCACTAAGTACATTCGCTCCTCAATTAAACAAGAAGATGTCCTAGATATCAGCGTCGAAGAAGTTAGAAGAGTCTTAGAATGCGATCGCGTAGTGGTTTATAGTCTTAATCAAGACAAGTACGGTGTGGTAATCGCCGAATCGGTATCGGCAGGATATCCTAGGGCATTGAATAAAACCATTGAAGAACCCTATTTTGAAGCCAGATATCTCGACAAGTACCGTGATGGTGAGATCAGAGCCATTAATGATATTTATGAAGCAGGCATGACTAAATGCTACATCGAACATCTAGAAAACCTAGAGGTAAAAGCCAATTTAGTCACGCCGATCCTTAATGAAGGAAAGCTGTTTGGTTTACTAGTAGCTCATCAGTGTAGAGAACCTCGCAACTGGCAGGATTATGAAATTCGCTGGGTAACACAGATTGCCACACAAGTAGGTTTTGCCCTCGATAATGCCAAGGTATTAGCAGCATCAGCGATTGCTCAGATTCAAGTAGAAAAAGAACGCAAATGGACTAATTACTTTACCGATGCCACTAAGTACATTCGCGCCTCAATCAAACAAGAAGATGTCCTAGATACCAGCGTCGAAGAAGTTAGAAGAGTCTTAGAATGCGATCGCGTAGTGGTTTATAGTCTTAATCAAGACAAGTACGGCGTAGTAATCGCCGAATCCGTATCGGCAGGATATCCTAGGGCATTAAATAAAACCATTAAAGATCCCTGTTTTGAAGCCAAATATCTCGACAAATACCGTGATGGCAGGGTCAGAGCCATTAATAATATTTATGAAGCAGGCATGAGTAAATGCTATATCGAACAGCTAGAAAACCTAGAGGTAAAAGCCAATTTAGTTACGCCGATCCTTAATGAAGGAAAGCTGTTTGGTTTACTGGTAGCTCATCAGTGTAGTGAACCTCGCAACTGGCAGGACTATGAAATTCGCTGGATGACACAGATTGCCACACAAGTAGGTTTTGCTCTCGATAATGCCACACTGCTGAAAAAATTAAAAAATGACGGTCTGCCAATGCAACTGTTAAACAATTTCAGTTTTGGTATCAGTGAAAAAGTTAACAGATCGCAACTGCTAAAAATTGCCGTCGAACAAGCTCGTAAAGTAATTAAGCTCGATCGCGTAATCCTTTATCAATTTGATGACAATTTAAACGGAAATATTGTTGCCGAATCAGTTGTCCCTGGTTATCCTAAAGCTTTAAATTCCCAGAGCCAAGATCCCTGCTTTGCTAAAGAATATGGCGAAAAATATCGTCAAGGTAGAACAGAGGCGATCGCTAATATTCATCAGGCTAATCTAACAGCCTATCATTTAGAACAGCTTGAATCTTTATCAGTCAAAGCAAGCGTGATAGTACCAATTGTACAGGACGAGCAATTGTTTGGTTTACTTATTGGACATCAATGCCAACAGCCTCGCCTGTGGTCACAGTCGGAAATAGATCTGTTTGCTCAACTAGCTCTGCAATTGGGATTAGCTTTAGATAGAGTCGGGTTAAGAGAGGCATTAAATGCAGCGAAAAATGTCCAAAGAAATGAGACTGACAAACAACACTTAGAACAACAAAGTCTTAATCAAAAGATCTCCAAGCTACTGACAAAAAACCAAGCTGCATTGCAGGATCTCGGAGCAAAAATTAGCCACCACTCAGCAACACAAGGAAAGGTTAGTAAATCAAAAAATACTCAAATAGAAAATGATGTTAATGCTGCCAAAAAAGTTGAAATACTAAATCAGTCGCACCAATATTTTTACCAAATGGTAAATCCAATCAATGACATGAAAGAAAAGAGCGATCTCTTATCAGCATCGAATCAACCAGCCTTACCAATGGGAGAAATCACCATAGAAGCTAGGGAAGTAACTTTAGAGACAATGGATAGCTATGATTACGATTTAGATGTGATTACAGGGCAGCTAACTAAAGACTCAGAATCAGCACCAAGTTTGCTTTTAACGAATCAATTTATCGGCGATATTACTGACTTGTCAGATAAGATCTCCCAGCAATCTTTAATTGTCACTGATTCTTTTCGGAAGTTAGCTGAGTTTGCTCAACAGCTATCAGAACCTAAAGAACTTTAA
- a CDS encoding DUF928 domain-containing protein produces the protein MLNIKFILSKFNRLFGLLIIVNLLQLSLVNPATAEQKSEKSKSANSNYGLPTNRRDGGSRSGDNCLANVSNSNLIALIPNETVGIKNSASPTLFFYVPEVSQQKTIEFVLRNEQDELIYEAFLTTPGKGIMSVKIPAVINSNQPETEQNYHWYLSMICNPQERSRDVVVEGWLHQKEIDRAIKQKLQFATSVEKAELYSEQGFWYDAIATLAHEQDFNAKQSTVRKKWSELLGTVGLEDLASEPFIKSKMIKTSANSR, from the coding sequence ATGTTAAATATTAAATTCATACTAAGTAAATTCAATAGATTATTTGGCTTATTAATTATTGTAAATTTGTTACAGCTAAGTTTAGTTAATCCAGCTACAGCCGAACAAAAATCAGAAAAAAGTAAGTCCGCCAATTCTAATTATGGTTTACCTACTAATCGTCGAGATGGCGGAAGTAGAAGTGGTGATAATTGTTTAGCAAATGTTAGTAATAGCAATTTAATCGCCTTGATTCCTAATGAAACCGTAGGAATCAAGAATTCTGCCTCTCCTACACTTTTCTTTTACGTCCCAGAAGTTAGCCAGCAAAAAACTATTGAGTTTGTGCTGCGTAATGAACAGGATGAATTGATATATGAAGCATTTTTGACTACTCCAGGAAAAGGGATTATGAGCGTCAAAATTCCTGCTGTAATTAATTCAAATCAACCCGAAACCGAGCAAAATTATCATTGGTATCTATCAATGATTTGTAATCCTCAAGAGCGTTCACGTGATGTAGTGGTTGAAGGCTGGCTGCATCAGAAGGAAATCGATCGGGCTATTAAACAAAAACTTCAATTTGCTACCTCCGTAGAAAAGGCTGAATTATATAGTGAACAAGGTTTTTGGTATGATGCTATAGCTACACTAGCTCACGAGCAAGACTTTAATGCTAAACAATCTACAGTTAGAAAGAAATGGTCAGAATTATTAGGGACGGTTGGTTTAGAGGACTTGGCTTCTGAACCTTTTATCAAAAGTAAAATGATTAAAACATCTGCAAATTCTCGATGA
- a CDS encoding EAL domain-containing protein, translated as MNNDNAKTVYKYFNFKKAKNWIGAYSFSLLLLTSFVTLIVLGARQFSGLQGLELLAYDWMINFKSKNEIDPRLLVVEITDKDIDSQNSWPITDETIAQLLKNIQQYQPKVVGFDLYREVAYPPGTKSLRQELQKDNVVAIQLLGNGNNSVSAPPGLKPEQIGFNDIVIDEGDDVLRRNLMYVQLGKKEEEKMYAFSLRLSLKYLAERNLLFQVHDDSLQIGNAVFPDLKANSGGYQLKSSETAGWQTLINYRSPNIAQKVTLSAVLEGKVPPNLIKDKIVLIGTTAPSIKDIYPTPYKGAEGSMPGVIAHAQMVSQILNVVLDDKSLFWFWPEWLEGIWIWGWALLGAAIAWRLRHPLLIVTVGIVSIGGLWGICFVTFTFNGWIPFVPAAITLALTTASVLGYKSLYNLFYDSLTGLPNRTLFTKKLEELKQRNRFKSKGLIAILCLDLDRFKLINDGLGYQAGDLILIETAQRLQDNLDSKAILARVGADEFAIAIRTTEETTEAIKIANKLNKVLSIPFKLSQQDIFTSASIGLALNRLGEDFQPEELLQASHTAMYKAKASGKSQHEVFAIKMHEQALKRLQLEADLNQAITNQEFELYYQPIISLATGMLSGFEALVRWQSPARGFISPGAFIPVAEETGLIVPMGKWILETACSQMQAWRREFTQAQSVVMSVNLSSRQFAQPDLIAQIQEALIITELDPANLKLEITESMVMDDVENTIILLNQLKKLNIKISMDDFGTGFSSFSYLHRFPTDTLKIDRSFVSNMSQGVKNLEIVNTIVILAHKLGMDVIAEGIETESERKIIQDFKCEYGQGYFFAKPLSKHDATELFVQNRQW; from the coding sequence ATGAATAATGATAATGCCAAAACGGTTTATAAATACTTTAATTTTAAAAAAGCCAAAAATTGGATTGGGGCATATAGTTTTTCTTTATTGTTATTAACGAGTTTTGTTACCTTAATAGTATTAGGAGCTAGGCAATTTAGTGGGTTACAGGGATTAGAATTATTGGCTTACGACTGGATGATCAATTTTAAAAGCAAAAACGAAATTGATCCAAGATTATTAGTAGTTGAAATTACGGACAAAGATATTGACTCACAAAATAGCTGGCCAATCACTGATGAAACGATTGCTCAGTTGCTTAAAAATATACAGCAGTATCAGCCAAAGGTAGTTGGCTTTGACCTTTATCGAGAAGTGGCTTATCCTCCAGGTACAAAATCCCTCAGACAAGAATTACAAAAAGATAATGTAGTCGCCATTCAACTATTAGGAAATGGAAATAATAGTGTTTCTGCACCTCCAGGGCTAAAACCTGAGCAAATTGGTTTTAATGACATAGTTATCGACGAAGGAGATGATGTTCTGCGTCGTAATCTTATGTATGTTCAATTGGGTAAAAAAGAAGAGGAAAAGATGTATGCCTTTTCTTTGCGCTTAAGTCTTAAATATTTGGCAGAGCGTAATCTTTTATTCCAAGTTCATGATGATTCTCTGCAAATCGGTAATGCAGTTTTTCCTGATTTAAAAGCAAATTCAGGTGGTTATCAGCTAAAGTCGTCTGAGACTGCGGGTTGGCAAACTTTAATTAACTATCGTTCTCCTAATATTGCCCAAAAAGTAACTTTATCGGCAGTATTAGAGGGGAAAGTTCCACCCAATCTAATCAAAGACAAGATAGTTTTAATTGGTACGACCGCCCCTAGCATTAAAGATATTTATCCTACTCCCTATAAAGGTGCTGAAGGGTCTATGCCAGGAGTAATAGCTCATGCTCAAATGGTCAGCCAAATTTTAAACGTAGTTTTAGATGATAAGTCTCTATTTTGGTTTTGGCCTGAATGGCTTGAAGGAATATGGATTTGGGGGTGGGCATTATTAGGAGCAGCGATCGCCTGGAGACTGAGACACCCTTTATTAATTGTCACTGTGGGTATAGTTAGCATAGGCGGTTTATGGGGAATTTGCTTTGTTACCTTTACTTTTAACGGTTGGATTCCCTTTGTTCCCGCTGCTATTACCTTGGCGTTAACTACCGCCAGCGTTTTAGGCTATAAATCTCTATATAACCTGTTTTATGATTCTTTGACAGGACTACCCAACCGTACTTTATTTACCAAAAAACTTGAGGAACTAAAACAGAGAAATCGCTTTAAATCAAAAGGATTAATTGCAATTCTCTGTCTCGATTTAGACCGTTTTAAATTAATTAATGACGGCTTAGGATATCAGGCGGGCGATCTCATTTTGATCGAGACGGCTCAACGTTTACAGGACAATTTGGATTCTAAAGCAATTCTTGCCAGGGTAGGGGCTGATGAATTTGCGATCGCTATTAGAACTACCGAAGAAACTACAGAAGCGATCAAAATAGCTAATAAATTAAATAAAGTATTATCTATTCCTTTTAAACTTAGTCAACAAGATATCTTTACCTCTGCCAGTATCGGTTTAGCACTCAATCGTCTGGGGGAAGATTTTCAACCAGAAGAACTATTGCAAGCATCTCATACCGCTATGTATAAGGCTAAGGCATCAGGGAAAAGCCAGCATGAGGTATTTGCCATCAAGATGCACGAACAGGCATTAAAGCGACTGCAATTGGAAGCAGATTTGAACCAGGCGATTACTAATCAAGAATTTGAGCTTTACTATCAGCCAATTATCTCTCTGGCTACAGGAATGCTTAGTGGTTTTGAGGCTTTAGTGCGCTGGCAATCTCCCGCCAGAGGTTTTATATCTCCTGGGGCTTTTATTCCCGTCGCCGAAGAAACAGGTTTAATTGTGCCAATGGGAAAATGGATCTTAGAAACAGCCTGTAGTCAGATGCAGGCATGGCGCAGAGAATTTACCCAAGCACAATCAGTAGTTATGAGCGTCAATCTTTCTAGCCGACAGTTTGCTCAACCCGATCTAATTGCTCAAATTCAGGAAGCTTTAATTATTACAGAATTAGATCCAGCTAATCTGAAGCTGGAGATTACCGAAAGCATGGTGATGGACGATGTGGAAAATACAATTATTTTACTCAATCAGTTAAAAAAATTAAATATTAAAATCAGCATGGATGACTTTGGTACAGGGTTTTCTTCTTTTAGTTATCTCCATCGTTTTCCCACGGATACTCTTAAAATAGATCGCTCCTTTGTCAGTAATATGAGTCAGGGAGTTAAAAATTTAGAGATTGTTAATACCATAGTCATTTTGGCTCACAAACTGGGTATGGATGTCATCGCTGAAGGCATTGAAACCGAGTCAGAAAGAAAGATTATTCAAGACTTTAAATGCGAATATGGACAAGGTTATTTCTTTGCTAAACCTTTATCCAAACATGATGCTACAGAGTTATTTGTTCAAAATAGGCAGTGGTAA
- the pstC gene encoding phosphate ABC transporter permease subunit PstC — translation MNNKYEPRIEPRSGIERSLDTSFYWISKILAFAIAGVLAWITIQVAIKAMPAISEFGLGFLTSSSWNPVNSQYGVWPAIYGTLVSSFIALAISVPIGLGVAIFLSEDYLPPIVQRIIVFLVELLAAVPSVVYGLWGIFVLIPFLKGFTPLRGPGMLPAALILSVMILPTIAVISRDAIINVDQGMRQAAVGLGATRWEAILQIILPAASSGIIGGIMLALGRALGETMAVTMLIGNSNKVDASVFAPSNTVSSLLANQFAEASGLQVAALMYAALILFFITLVVNILAQLLVTRLQRI, via the coding sequence ATGAATAATAAATATGAGCCAAGGATCGAACCCCGTTCGGGAATTGAAAGAAGTTTAGATACTAGTTTTTATTGGATATCAAAGATTTTGGCATTTGCGATCGCCGGTGTTTTAGCTTGGATTACAATTCAAGTAGCCATTAAAGCTATGCCTGCAATAAGTGAATTTGGCTTAGGCTTTCTGACTAGCAGTAGCTGGAATCCTGTTAATAGCCAATATGGAGTTTGGCCAGCAATTTACGGCACATTGGTTAGCTCATTTATCGCCCTGGCGATTTCCGTACCAATTGGTTTAGGGGTAGCTATTTTTCTGAGTGAAGATTATTTGCCCCCTATAGTGCAAAGAATTATTGTTTTTTTGGTAGAGTTATTAGCAGCCGTACCCAGCGTAGTCTATGGCTTGTGGGGAATTTTTGTTTTGATTCCCTTTCTCAAAGGTTTTACACCCCTAAGAGGACCTGGAATGTTACCTGCTGCTCTAATCTTATCGGTGATGATTTTGCCTACCATTGCCGTTATTTCTCGCGATGCAATTATTAATGTAGACCAAGGTATGCGTCAAGCTGCTGTAGGCTTAGGGGCAACTCGCTGGGAAGCTATTTTACAAATCATTTTACCTGCTGCCTCTTCTGGTATTATCGGCGGAATTATGCTGGCTTTGGGTCGAGCTTTAGGCGAGACAATGGCAGTAACTATGTTGATTGGTAACTCTAATAAAGTCGATGCTTCGGTTTTTGCTCCCTCCAATACAGTTTCCTCTCTTTTGGCAAACCAGTTTGCCGAGGCTAGTGGTTTACAGGTAGCAGCTTTGATGTACGCTGCTTTAATTTTGTTTTTTATTACCTTGGTAGTAAATATTTTGGCACAGTTATTAGTTACTAGACTCCAAAGAATTTAA
- the pstA gene encoding phosphate ABC transporter permease PstA, giving the protein MTINTSKSGFDVVSLNRNPSSPRTLFGLIMSGIAGFFTLLAIIPLFIILTYLITKGVSSISASAFTELPPPPMVDGGGFGNAILGTLIMVGIGALISVPIGVMAAIYLSEFYEGKAADLIRFATNVLSGVPSIIVGVFAYSAVVLTFGTYSAWAGGFALAILMLPIIVRTTDESLKLVPQEVRQASVGIGANTYQTVLQVVLPAALPAIITGVTLAIARAAGETAPLLFTALFTQFWPNWGNGLAEPTASLAVLVYNFAIVPFKNQQELAWGAAFILVLMVLITSVASRLATAKRTY; this is encoded by the coding sequence ATGACCATAAACACTTCAAAATCAGGTTTTGACGTTGTAAGCCTCAATCGGAATCCTTCCTCTCCCCGTACTCTGTTTGGTTTGATTATGAGTGGTATTGCTGGCTTTTTTACCCTGCTGGCAATAATTCCTTTATTTATCATCCTCACTTATTTAATCACTAAAGGAGTTAGCTCTATTTCTGCATCTGCTTTTACTGAGCTACCCCCTCCGCCAATGGTAGATGGCGGTGGTTTTGGAAATGCCATTTTAGGTACGTTAATCATGGTCGGCATTGGTGCATTAATTAGCGTGCCGATAGGAGTTATGGCTGCAATTTATCTCTCGGAATTTTATGAGGGTAAAGCCGCCGATTTGATTCGCTTTGCGACGAATGTACTTAGTGGCGTACCTTCAATTATTGTTGGTGTATTTGCCTATAGTGCAGTTGTTTTAACTTTTGGAACATATTCTGCCTGGGCAGGGGGATTTGCTTTGGCAATTTTAATGCTGCCAATTATTGTCCGCACTACTGATGAATCTCTTAAGCTTGTTCCCCAAGAAGTGCGACAAGCATCAGTAGGTATTGGCGCCAATACCTACCAAACAGTTTTGCAGGTAGTTTTGCCCGCTGCCTTACCTGCAATTATTACAGGTGTTACTCTAGCGATCGCTCGTGCTGCTGGGGAAACCGCCCCATTGCTCTTTACCGCCCTGTTTACTCAATTTTGGCCTAATTGGGGTAATGGTTTAGCTGAACCCACTGCTTCTCTGGCAGTACTTGTTTATAATTTTGCGATCGTTCCTTTTAAAAACCAGCAAGAATTAGCTTGGGGTGCAGCATTTATTTTGGTACTGATGGTTTTAATCACCAGTGTCGCTTCACGCTTGGCAACTGCAAAGAGGACTTATTGA
- a CDS encoding glycosyltransferase, giving the protein MNQPFFSIIIPTYNRPERLASCLQAIALLDYPRDRFEVIVVDDGSKTPLDSIVAPLQNKINIKLLRQENAGPAAARNKGAEVATGEFLAFTDDDCQPTPDWLTQFATGFNNNRGAMIGGKTINALDKNPFSAASQKLIDYLYEYYNPAKGKDAFFASNNIAMPAANFKALNGFDVSFPLAAAEDRDFCDRWNLSYPMLYVSQAQVNHYHKLSLTTFWKQHFGYGRGAFCFHQLRSKRVAKDIEVEPLSFYFNLLSYPFSQASRQPKLLISGLFFISQVANVAGFFWERFNFNSTRTV; this is encoded by the coding sequence ATGAATCAGCCTTTTTTTTCGATTATTATTCCGACTTACAATCGTCCAGAAAGACTAGCAAGCTGTTTACAGGCGATCGCTCTTTTAGACTATCCTCGCGATCGTTTTGAAGTGATTGTAGTCGATGACGGCAGCAAAACACCTTTAGATTCAATAGTTGCACCTTTACAGAACAAAATAAATATTAAGTTGCTACGTCAAGAAAATGCTGGTCCTGCTGCTGCCAGAAATAAGGGCGCAGAGGTGGCAACAGGAGAGTTTTTAGCTTTTACTGATGATGATTGTCAGCCAACCCCTGATTGGCTAACTCAGTTTGCGACTGGGTTCAATAACAATCGAGGAGCCATGATTGGCGGTAAGACAATTAACGCCCTAGATAAAAATCCTTTTTCTGCTGCATCTCAAAAGCTGATTGACTATCTCTATGAGTATTACAATCCAGCTAAAGGTAAGGACGCTTTTTTTGCCTCTAACAATATTGCCATGCCTGCTGCCAATTTCAAAGCTTTAAATGGTTTTGATGTATCTTTCCCTCTAGCTGCTGCGGAAGATCGAGACTTTTGCGATCGCTGGAATTTAAGTTATCCCATGCTTTATGTTTCCCAGGCACAGGTAAATCACTATCATAAGCTTAGTTTAACGACCTTCTGGAAGCAGCATTTTGGCTATGGCAGAGGAGCTTTTTGTTTTCATCAATTGCGTTCTAAACGGGTAGCAAAAGATATAGAAGTCGAACCATTATCCTTTTATTTTAATTTGCTTTCCTATCCTTTTTCTCAAGCTTCTCGGCAACCAAAATTACTTATCTCTGGTTTATTTTTTATTTCTCAGGTAGCCAATGTTGCTGGCTTTTTCTGGGAAAGATTTAATTTTAATTCAACTCGTACCGTTTAG